The Nostoc sp. UHCC 0302 genome includes a window with the following:
- a CDS encoding IS1380 family transposase, protein MTPNKNDCIPEQFRFEPVKSCPVIVNFKGKPVTSDAGLILIAELDRKREITSRLAACFKDYREPNKILHPINSLIAQRIYGLIMGYEDLNDHETLRHDAIFALAVGKVINSEQESITLAGKSTLNRIEHCPENVSSRVDSRYHRIEHDAEAIENLLVEIFLESYPKPPREIILDLDVTDDLVHGNQEETFFNPYYRGYCYAPLYIFCGQQILAAKLRASNVDPAEGGLSELQRVIKIIRSRWKDVKIIIRGDSAYSREDIMSWCESQTEIDYVFGLAQNPRLIQLSQSIKHRASEEYSGRLKPIVDFFETLFSPSPDLTNDAAAFVNNSVWYCSLDYQTLDSWSHSRRVVAKVEYSYEEVDTRFVVTSLPVNKIPPGRLYTQKYCPRGNMENCLKEQKLGLHSDRTSTHTFEGNQLRLWFASIAYILMNALREQCLAKTEFKNATVETIRTKLLKLGAVITISQRLILIAISSACPYKEIFAMVYKSLSQLPCPG, encoded by the coding sequence ATGACCCCAAATAAAAACGATTGTATACCGGAACAGTTCAGATTTGAACCTGTAAAGTCATGTCCAGTTATAGTTAATTTCAAGGGTAAACCTGTAACATCGGATGCAGGACTAATACTAATTGCGGAACTGGACAGAAAAAGAGAAATAACATCACGGCTGGCAGCATGTTTCAAAGACTACCGAGAGCCAAATAAAATTCTGCATCCAATTAATAGCTTAATTGCACAAAGAATATATGGCTTAATCATGGGCTATGAAGACTTAAATGACCACGAAACTCTACGCCATGATGCGATATTTGCACTTGCAGTTGGAAAAGTGATTAATTCGGAGCAAGAATCAATTACATTGGCGGGAAAAAGTACCTTAAATCGTATCGAGCATTGTCCAGAAAACGTATCATCAAGAGTGGATAGTCGATATCACCGCATTGAACATGATGCAGAAGCGATAGAAAATCTTTTGGTTGAAATATTTTTAGAATCCTACCCAAAACCTCCACGAGAGATAATTTTGGATTTAGATGTTACTGATGATTTAGTTCATGGTAATCAAGAAGAAACATTTTTTAATCCCTATTATCGGGGATATTGTTATGCTCCACTTTATATTTTCTGCGGTCAACAAATACTAGCAGCAAAACTTCGTGCATCTAACGTAGACCCAGCAGAAGGGGGATTGTCAGAATTACAACGGGTCATAAAAATAATACGTTCACGATGGAAGGATGTGAAAATTATTATTCGTGGAGATAGCGCTTATTCTAGAGAAGATATTATGTCATGGTGTGAATCTCAAACTGAAATTGATTATGTGTTTGGACTGGCACAAAATCCGAGGCTAATTCAGCTATCTCAATCAATAAAGCATCGTGCATCTGAAGAATACTCAGGAAGGCTTAAACCGATAGTCGATTTTTTTGAAACCTTATTCTCCCCATCACCAGATTTAACAAATGATGCAGCAGCATTTGTTAATAACTCAGTTTGGTATTGTTCTCTTGACTATCAAACTCTAGATAGCTGGAGCCATAGTCGTCGTGTTGTTGCCAAAGTTGAATATAGCTATGAAGAAGTCGATACTCGCTTTGTAGTCACTTCGCTCCCTGTTAATAAAATCCCGCCAGGGCGACTTTATACTCAAAAGTACTGCCCGCGCGGGAATATGGAAAATTGTTTAAAAGAACAAAAGCTAGGGTTACATAGTGATAGAACAAGTACCCATACGTTTGAAGGAAATCAATTACGTTTGTGGTTTGCGTCTATTGCTTATATTTTGATGAATGCTCTACGAGAACAATGTTTAGCAAAGACGGAATTCAAAAATGCAACTGTTGAGACTATACGCACAAAATTATTGAAGCTAGGAGCCGTCATTACTATTAGTCAACGACTAATTTTAATCGCAATTAGTAGTGCCTGCCCTTATAAAGAGATTTTCGCAATGGTTTATAAGAGTTTATCTCAATTACCTTGCCCTGGCTGA
- a CDS encoding DUF1392 family protein has protein sequence MIDHINALNLCWYISPPWGSCIPRLEVNLLERVYICTTKTFGYCCGVKWKQDRWIYAVACAGDIIHTTEHEIIGTGEMQLAAIEKPAFVLGDRVMLRSDFGRTKQRLILGIQLLNRSWFYYVEWMPPVLEEVTTLDDRLAFVAQKDLARVLF, from the coding sequence ATGATTGACCACATTAACGCGCTAAATCTGTGCTGGTACATCTCGCCACCTTGGGGTTCTTGCATCCCACGACTTGAAGTCAATCTGCTCGAACGAGTCTACATCTGTACTACGAAAACATTTGGTTACTGTTGCGGGGTCAAGTGGAAACAGGACAGATGGATTTATGCGGTTGCCTGTGCTGGTGACATTATCCACACCACAGAACACGAAATCATCGGTACTGGGGAGATGCAACTGGCTGCTATAGAAAAACCTGCTTTCGTTCTCGGCGATCGCGTGATGTTGCGTTCTGATTTTGGAAGAACAAAGCAACGGCTGATTCTGGGGATTCAATTACTCAACAGGTCTTGGTTTTACTACGTCGAGTGGATGCCCCCTGTATTAGAAGAAGTCACCACCCTAGATGACCGACTAGCTTTTGTAGCCCAGAAGGATTTGGCGCGAGTGCTTTTTTAG
- a CDS encoding alpha-ketoglutarate-dependent dioxygenase AlkB, producing the protein MQQLNLFPQSAPVLPVTYYPDFLERQQVSELYQHCLKLEWQQNYIRMVGKTMPVPRLECIYGDQGCNYLYSNSVFLRPLPWTEELSNLRDRITALTGYKFRIVIGNQYRSGTDSIGWHADNEASMGLEPAIASISLGSCRKFQIKPIGGRPTDFWLEHGSLLVMHPGCQSTHLHQVPKTNKVVGTRINLTFRPHTGSRR; encoded by the coding sequence ATGCAACAACTCAATTTATTTCCCCAATCAGCCCCAGTATTACCCGTCACCTACTATCCTGATTTCTTAGAAAGGCAGCAAGTCTCGGAACTTTACCAACACTGTTTGAAGCTGGAGTGGCAGCAGAATTATATCAGGATGGTCGGTAAAACTATGCCTGTTCCCCGCCTGGAATGTATTTACGGTGATCAGGGCTGCAACTATCTTTACTCCAACAGTGTGTTTTTACGACCACTCCCTTGGACAGAAGAACTGTCTAACTTACGTGATCGCATCACTGCGTTAACTGGCTACAAGTTCCGCATCGTCATCGGCAACCAATACCGTTCGGGGACGGATTCTATAGGGTGGCACGCTGACAATGAAGCATCAATGGGATTGGAGCCGGCAATCGCATCAATCAGCCTGGGGTCGTGTCGCAAATTCCAAATCAAACCAATCGGAGGCAGACCAACGGATTTCTGGTTGGAACACGGCAGCTTGCTTGTGATGCACCCAGGCTGTCAGTCCACACATCTGCATCAAGTGCCAAAAACGAACAAAGTGGTTGGCACTCGGATTAATCTTACTTTTCGGCCACATACAGGGAGTAGGAGATGA
- a CDS encoding plasmid replication protein, CyRepA1 family produces the protein MRQNIGGDMSAIATTNNDDFQAKHQQEWLNSGVDEEIIALNVRSLSGNVPHEYLLYSPKISRRNDGRLRDRDLNKYQHIELGGWWCSGVDPLNNYVLMLWGCFKPDQPRRDRQKIHKFIKYEHPYREETRAFFLLVPNRIWVKVSNRSGIPITEEDLQHPGGFWHWVWRHNVPVTIVEGVKKAACLLTAGYAAIAIPGVNSGYRTPTDEYGNAIGKPSLIPDLKHFATQDRQVNICFDQDNLPQTAQRVRTAISRMGRLLVNEGCSLRVIDLPLGPEKGVDDFIVAHGQPAFDALYNTAVALELWEIKLFTLLTYPPAIALNQRFLGQLIAPVGEKLLVLKAPKGTGKTEWLSTEVAKAHEQGRRVLIITHRIQLGEALCNRFGVNYVSEVRTNDTGDLLGYGLCIDSLHQQSLARFNPNDWSNDVIIIDECDQVFWHLLNSTTEVAKRRVSVLKNLKQLIQNVLGSSQGKIYLSSADVSDTDIKYVLTLAGEYRVNPFVIVNNYQPFSGKCYNYSGSNPKNLIAALDRAISKGGHHLLCCSAQKATSKWGTQALEQRFRRKFPHLRILRIDSHSVSELTHPAFECIAHLNEILTQYDLVIASPSLETGVSIDIQGHFNSVWGIFQGVQPVNAVRQTLARLRETVDRHIWVSRYGMGTVGNGSTSIGSLLRSQDIATQANIALLSAADNSDYSFIDQNFQPESLQTWGKRGAVINVEMRRYRESVLTGLETDGYILIDADDSDPDQTKGIVKEVKAASKELYSQECHSISQSEDVSDTELKKLQSKRVKTKDERYQQRKAELSRRYEVEVTPELVEKDDDSWYPQLRLHYYLTVGRKFLANRDAKRAKAQAEAGENAIWKPDFNKGQMLSRVLLLEELNLLQLLTPKQQLRSSDEAMQEFKAIALQNRYVIKNYLHVTISEKLTPIAIVQKLLDKIDLRLSYIGRLGPRGKRECVYQFVPADDRRDSIFDFWLGRDEALNRESVSVTNNINIQTLTRDTQDIPQTLDEATQGWKGLRLKLRQGLESASRFYSELVSSFGEAVGVASGEPFWNSYLGQWMVGVNFADGCKSVVCDWVECME, from the coding sequence ATGCGTCAAAATATTGGAGGAGATATGAGTGCGATCGCTACAACTAATAACGATGATTTTCAAGCCAAGCATCAACAAGAATGGCTCAACAGTGGGGTTGACGAAGAAATCATTGCCCTGAATGTGCGGTCACTCTCCGGGAATGTACCACACGAATATCTGCTCTACAGTCCCAAAATCTCCCGCCGCAACGATGGACGCCTGAGAGATCGCGATTTGAATAAATACCAGCACATAGAACTAGGCGGCTGGTGGTGCAGTGGCGTTGACCCTCTTAACAACTACGTTCTAATGCTCTGGGGCTGCTTCAAACCTGACCAACCTCGAAGAGATCGCCAAAAGATCCACAAGTTTATCAAATACGAGCATCCATATAGAGAAGAAACACGCGCTTTCTTCCTGTTAGTGCCGAATCGCATCTGGGTGAAAGTTTCAAATCGCAGTGGTATTCCGATCACCGAAGAAGATTTACAGCATCCCGGTGGTTTCTGGCACTGGGTCTGGCGGCACAACGTACCAGTCACAATTGTCGAAGGCGTCAAAAAAGCTGCTTGCTTACTGACTGCTGGTTATGCAGCAATCGCCATTCCTGGAGTCAATAGTGGCTACCGCACACCTACTGATGAATACGGCAACGCTATTGGTAAACCCTCTCTGATTCCAGATTTGAAACATTTCGCAACACAGGATAGGCAGGTTAACATTTGCTTTGACCAGGACAACTTGCCTCAAACTGCCCAACGGGTAAGAACCGCCATCAGTCGCATGGGACGGCTGTTGGTAAATGAAGGTTGTTCCCTGCGAGTGATTGATTTACCGTTAGGGCCAGAGAAAGGAGTTGATGATTTTATCGTTGCTCACGGTCAGCCTGCCTTTGATGCACTCTACAATACAGCTGTTGCATTGGAATTATGGGAGATTAAGCTGTTTACATTGCTGACTTATCCGCCAGCGATCGCACTCAATCAACGTTTCTTGGGCCAGCTGATTGCACCCGTTGGGGAAAAGCTGCTCGTTCTCAAAGCCCCAAAAGGCACTGGTAAAACCGAGTGGCTGTCTACTGAGGTGGCCAAAGCCCATGAGCAAGGGCGGCGCGTACTCATCATCACCCATCGTATTCAACTGGGTGAGGCGTTGTGTAACCGCTTCGGTGTTAACTATGTCAGTGAAGTTCGCACGAATGATACTGGCGATTTGTTGGGTTACGGCTTGTGTATTGATTCGTTGCATCAGCAAAGCCTTGCTCGTTTCAACCCCAACGACTGGTCAAACGATGTCATCATTATTGATGAATGCGACCAAGTTTTCTGGCATTTGCTCAACTCTACTACTGAGGTTGCCAAACGGCGGGTATCTGTTCTCAAAAACCTCAAACAGTTGATTCAAAATGTCTTGGGTAGCAGTCAGGGTAAGATTTACCTATCTTCTGCTGATGTTTCCGATACCGATATTAAGTATGTTCTAACTCTAGCTGGAGAATATAGAGTTAACCCGTTTGTCATCGTCAACAACTATCAGCCCTTCTCTGGCAAATGTTATAACTACTCCGGCAGTAACCCCAAGAATTTGATTGCCGCTCTTGATCGGGCGATTTCAAAGGGAGGACATCATTTATTATGTTGTTCTGCCCAAAAAGCCACATCTAAGTGGGGAACCCAAGCGCTAGAGCAACGGTTTCGTCGCAAATTCCCTCACCTGCGGATACTGCGAATTGACAGCCATTCTGTTTCAGAATTAACGCACCCAGCTTTTGAGTGTATTGCCCACCTCAACGAGATTCTCACGCAGTATGATTTAGTCATTGCCTCGCCCAGCCTGGAAACAGGTGTGTCTATCGATATTCAAGGTCATTTTAACTCTGTCTGGGGAATATTCCAGGGAGTTCAGCCTGTGAACGCAGTGCGGCAGACGTTAGCACGGTTGAGGGAAACTGTTGACCGTCACATCTGGGTTAGTCGCTACGGGATGGGGACTGTGGGCAATGGTTCAACTTCTATTGGGTCTTTATTGCGTAGTCAGGATATCGCAACCCAGGCTAACATTGCTCTATTATCTGCTGCTGACAATTCAGACTACAGCTTTATTGACCAAAACTTTCAACCCGAATCATTGCAAACCTGGGGTAAGCGAGGTGCTGTCATTAACGTAGAAATGCGCCGTTATCGTGAATCTGTACTCACAGGATTGGAGACTGACGGCTACATCCTTATTGATGCGGATGATTCTGACCCTGACCAAACTAAGGGAATTGTTAAAGAAGTTAAGGCAGCTTCCAAAGAATTGTATTCCCAAGAATGCCATTCTATTTCTCAATCAGAAGATGTGTCTGATACTGAGTTAAAAAAGCTGCAATCCAAGCGGGTGAAGACCAAGGACGAACGATATCAGCAACGGAAAGCTGAATTGTCACGCCGCTATGAAGTTGAAGTAACACCCGAATTAGTCGAGAAGGATGACGATTCTTGGTATCCCCAACTGCGGCTGCACTATTATCTGACTGTGGGGCGAAAGTTTCTTGCTAATCGTGATGCCAAACGTGCTAAGGCACAAGCCGAAGCTGGGGAAAATGCGATTTGGAAACCCGACTTCAACAAGGGGCAGATGTTGTCTAGGGTGCTGTTATTAGAAGAACTGAATCTGTTGCAGTTGCTCACGCCTAAACAGCAATTGCGGTCTTCTGATGAGGCGATGCAGGAGTTCAAGGCGATCGCACTACAGAATCGCTATGTCATCAAGAACTATCTTCACGTGACTATTTCCGAGAAACTTACACCAATCGCGATCGTACAGAAGCTGCTCGACAAGATTGATTTGAGACTTTCTTACATTGGGCGGTTAGGCCCAAGAGGGAAGCGGGAGTGTGTTTATCAGTTTGTCCCTGCTGATGATCGGCGTGATTCGATTTTTGATTTTTGGTTGGGTCGAGATGAAGCCTTAAATCGTGAATCCGTGTCAGTCACTAATAATATTAATATACAAACTCTAACTCGTGACACACAGGATATTCCCCAAACATTAGATGAGGCTACTCAGGGCTGGAAGGGATTGAGGCTGAAGCTGCGGCAGGGATTAGAAAGTGCTAGTCGGTTCTACAGTGAACTTGTTTCCTCATTCGGTGAGGCTGTTGGGGTTGCTTCGGGTGAGCCGTTTTGGAACAGCTACTTGGGTCAGTGGATGGTTGGGGTTAATTTTGCGGACGGTTGTAAATCTGTGGTTTGCGATTGGGTCGAGTGCATGGAGTAA